In Bacillota bacterium, a single window of DNA contains:
- the ccmA gene encoding heme ABC exporter ATP-binding protein CcmA, translating to MIRAEGVVKEFGGRPVLNGVGLEVRPGEAVALFGPNGAGKSTLLRVLAGLTRADRGEVLIDGTPVLDAPPELRRRIGLLAHQSYLYDNLSGEENLRFWARIYGVRDASVRIAALLKRVGLWAFAGDPVRTYSRGMVQRLSLARVALHDPELYLLDEPFTGLDRAGVRLLREMLAEFRDRGRTLLVISHRPDEVAGICERFCVLVAGRIRYDLTPAPPAGLDGSSVVRQLEELIDRAAAPRLERRP from the coding sequence GTGATCCGCGCCGAGGGCGTCGTCAAGGAGTTCGGCGGGCGGCCGGTGCTGAACGGGGTGGGCCTGGAGGTGCGCCCCGGCGAGGCGGTCGCCCTTTTCGGGCCAAACGGCGCGGGCAAGAGCACGCTTTTGCGGGTCCTTGCCGGCCTGACCCGGGCCGACCGCGGAGAGGTCCTCATCGACGGGACGCCCGTCCTCGATGCCCCGCCGGAGCTGCGCCGCCGCATCGGGCTGCTCGCGCACCAGAGCTACCTCTACGACAATCTGAGCGGCGAGGAGAACCTGCGGTTCTGGGCCCGCATCTACGGGGTGCGGGATGCCTCCGTCCGGATCGCGGCCTTGCTGAAGCGAGTCGGCCTGTGGGCGTTTGCCGGCGACCCGGTTCGCACCTACTCTCGGGGCATGGTGCAGAGGCTTTCGCTGGCGCGGGTGGCGCTGCATGACCCGGAGCTCTACCTGCTCGACGAACCGTTCACCGGGCTCGACCGAGCGGGTGTGCGCCTGTTGCGGGAGATGCTGGCGGAGTTCAGGGACCGGGGCCGCACGCTTCTGGTGATCTCCCACCGGCCTGACGAGGTGGCCGGCATCTGCGAGCGCTTCTGCGTGCTGGTGGCAGGGCGTATCCGCTACGACCTGACGCCCGCGCCCCCGGCCGGCCTGGACGGGAGTTCGGTGGTACGCCAGCTCGAGGAACTCATCGACCGGGCGGCGGCGCCGAGGTTGGAGCGGCGGCCATGA
- a CDS encoding cytochrome c maturation protein CcmE, translated as MRRTWWTGLAALAIAGALAYLIALAVGAAGAYYLTIPEAQERAQALQGKAVRAQGIVDGASIRWDMGDMRLAFTIRDESDPGRTLAVTYRGARPDGLEDGRAVIVEGKVSPDGSALEATTLMVQCPSRYEAEVSKLGRSGNTAR; from the coding sequence GTGCGCCGCACGTGGTGGACGGGCTTGGCCGCTCTGGCCATCGCCGGGGCTCTGGCGTATCTCATCGCCCTGGCGGTGGGGGCGGCCGGGGCCTACTACCTCACGATCCCCGAAGCTCAGGAGAGGGCGCAGGCGCTGCAGGGCAAGGCGGTCCGGGCCCAGGGGATCGTGGATGGCGCCTCCATCCGGTGGGACATGGGCGACATGCGCCTGGCGTTCACCATCCGGGATGAGTCCGATCCGGGCCGCACGCTTGCCGTGACCTACCGGGGAGCGCGGCCGGATGGCCTGGAGGACGGGCGCGCCGTGATCGTGGAAGGCAAGGTGAGCCCAGACGGGAGCGCTCTCGAAGCGACGACCCTGATGGTGCAGTGCCCCTCCCGGTACGAAGCCGAGGTGTCCAAGCTGGGGCGATCTGGCAACACCGCCAGGTAG